The genomic stretch agctgaccccaatgaccaaagggatattccataccatatgacgtcatgctcagcaataaaaagctgggggaagaaggaggaaggggggacatttgtaGTGatggccccatactagctactatgaagaaaattgactttatcccagccaaaaccagcacaaccagcCCACCATGGCAAAAGTAGGACAGGGCTTAGAGGTGGACCACTGTAACAGGACATTGGTGGAGCAACACAAGAGAAATTTATCTCCATAAGGAGTAAGGACTCCTGTCTCCAAAATCCCCCTGTCAGGCCCTTGTCTGTCACTTGGCCCAACTCAACCCACGTGAAACAGTGGAGGAAACACCGGCAGGAAAGGCTGGATCCTGAAGActtctgtttctccctctcccacccatcGTGTCCTACAGGCAGCGGGCGAGCTGGCCGCGGCGTGCCCGAGGGCAGCCCCGACGTCATTCTGGAGGTGGCAGAGAAAGATCTGCAGGACCTCTTCTTGGGCAACCTGCGCCCCTTGAGTGCCTACATGAGTGGGAGGCTGCAGGTGAAAGGCGACCTGCACCTTGCCCTGAAGCTGGAGGAGCTCGTCAACGCGATGAAGCAACGTAGATAGAGCATGCGTGTGGGTgcgtgtctgtgtgcatgtgtctttGTAGGTGTGCAAAAGCAGAGGACATATAGGGGTGCTGCGCGGTGGGGGCCTTGCCCTGCTGGAGCTCGTACTCCTTCACTGTTGGGTGAAGACCtgagcagggaaactgaggctgaGCTCCATTGCTTGTCCTTGTCCTTGGTTTTACCTTCCCTGCCCATCCTTTGCCTACAACGTTACGGGGTGGGAACCAGTTGGCACCCCAGCGTGTGCCAGTTTGCTTCCAGGTCCCTTGGCCAATATGCCACCAGGGCACAGACCGATGTCCTGCTGCCCCCACAACGGGCTGCATGGCCAGGTATCTCAGACTGGAAGGGGCATGAGCTGAGCAGATTGGACTGGGAAGAACTTGGGGACACTGTGGCCAAGGACGGTAGTCATGGAGTGGGGTGGGCAGCCAAAGTGGGGCACGAGGGCTGGCTGGACCAGgctgggatgccaccagcgggcTGGGGTTGGGGTCCAGCGTGGCACTACTGTCGGGATGCTGGCCTTtatggggaaggagaagaggtggCGATTTGGGCAACGACCTTCCTGGAGGTACCCGAACCTTCCCGACACAGCGGTTTGTAATAAGTCATTGCGCTAATTTGTGCTTCAAAGTGCTTTTGCATGCGTGCAAGGCCTGTCCATGGGAGGCATGTGGACTGTATATAGGCGTATATAGatacttatttattttgtaagCTTCCTTTCTATCAACTCTCCATGGACAATAAACCTCATCTGCAGCCTTGCACTTGAGCAGCGATGGGCTGATGACTTCTGCAGGCAGATGGGGCTGCACTCCtcggtgcctcagtttccccaagggaccccagggtgctgtgtAAAGAGGCCATGTGGTGGCCAGGGCGTAGGAGCTGCTGCCAGTCAAGGAGGCTGCGTGGTGTGGCTCCATCTCACCATATGGTCGTGATGAACACATGAAGTCCCGCCACGGTGAGGAAGAGTTGTCAGGATGCGGCACGGCCTCTCCAGGGATGCTCAGCTCCCctacagcacacagcaccccagggGTTAAAATGTCTTGGAGCTCCAGGCAGCTTTACCAGCCCTCAGGATGTTTTGCTGGACCAGTGGGACAAGCAGACCGGTCCTGCTGGCCTGGCCTGTCCATGCAAGGGGCTGCTTGCCAAGGCAGGGCAAGGGGAATTGAAATGTTTCCAGAattgaaatgttttgaatttaAATGTTTCATGGGTGCATTCAGGCCAAACCACCTGCTAAATGTCTTCTTCAAggcctggggctggctggcacCAGCCTGGGCCAAGCTTTGGAGATCCCACAGCCATCAAAAGCCCGGAGGGGAGGTGACAGCCCTCCTTTCGGGCAGGATGGGTGAACCCCAAGTGTTCCTGGTGGTCCCCCCTTCATGGTGGTCCCCTTTTTTGTGGTGGTCCCCCTTTTGTGGTGGTCCCCCATTTGTGGTGGTTCCCCATTCGTGGTTGTCCCCTTTTTTGTGGTGGTCCCCCTTTTTTGTAGTGGTCCCCCATTCGTGGTGGTTCCCTTTTTGTGGTGGTCCTCCTTTTGTGGTGGTCCCCTGTTTTTGGTGGTCCCCCTTTTGTGGTGGTCCTCCTTTTGTGGTGGTCCCCTGTTTTTGGTGGTCCCCCATTTGTGGTGGTCCTCCTTTTGTGGTGGTCCCCTGTTTTTGGTGGTCCCCCATTTGTGGTGGTCCCCCTTTTGTGGTGGTCCCCCGTTTGTGGTGGTCCCCCGTTTTCGGTGATCCCCCTTTCCTGGTGGTCCCCACGGTGCAGATGGCTGGGGGGTACCGATGCCCTGCAAGGAGCAAAGGACCACCAGGACACAGCCAGCCTCCCGGGACAAACAGGGATGTGGAAATGCTCTCcaaggcggggtgggggggacagtcCCTGAGCCCCCTCCCAGCAGGGCCCTGCAATACGTTTCCTGGGAGGGTGCTGCTCCTTGGGGAAAcgctttttggggggtcccctccgggtttctcccctcctttccagGGGCgtgccggggccggcagcgggcTCTGCGCAGCCACGAAGGAGGTGTTATTTGCAGCGCTGGGGAAACCGAAagtgcaggcagcgcaggcagcgagggcagcgcaggcagcgaaGGCAGCCGGAGGGGCCCCCGACCCTGCCCGCCCCGCCAtggccggctccggctccggctccggcgcCCGGGTGAGCGCCGACCGGTGCAGGGGGGCACGGCGAGGGGGGTGCGGGCGGTGCAGGGGGATCGGGTTGGGCGGGGGTGTCCAGGCCACAAGGGAGTCCTCAGCCCCAAAGCGTGgcctggaggggggggtgggCGGTGGGGATAAGAGTTTTTGGGgtgttccccccccacccccggttttttgggggggctggacaCTAatccagccccccccagccctgcgaAAGCACAGATGCggaagggagggaggcgggaggcCAGAGGGATGGGCTGAGCGAGGGAGGTGGGTGGGGGGATGGCTGGGAGGATGGTCCCCACCCTGCCAGGGTGGGATCCAGCGGTCCTTAGTGCCCCATCCTCTGcgctgcccctctgcagccctccccagccccatagccGGGGGGACCGTCCTGTTTCCTCTTTGCtagaggaggaggaaacctgGCCATCCAACCTTACCACAGTGCACGGGCCATCCCTGGGCTGCTTACAGGGCCTGGGCATCACTGCTGGGAAGTGGTCGCTCACTGGTTGCTCCAGGTTGGGTTCGCGGGTCACGTCCCCCCCGAGGATGTGGTTTCAGAAGCTCTTAAAAACGCACCCCAGTGCTCATTCATCTTGTGCTCTTTCCCGCCCTCCCCAAGCTCCTAGAAGATGACTTCCAGTTCGTCCTCTGCGAGGGCTGCCGGCGGGAATCGCCCAACCTCAGGCTTCTCAACTGCCTCCACACCTTGTGCCTCGGTTGCCTGAGCGAGAACAAGCCCATCGGGCAGTGCCCCGTGTGCCGGACGGCCATCCCGCAGGCCAGCGGCATCCCCGACATGAACAACCTGCTCTTCACCAACCTGCAGGCCAGGCTCAAGGTCTACAAGAAGATCAGTGACGGAGTTGACTTGTTCTGTGACAACTGCAAGAAAGCCAGTGAGTTCTGGTGCTCCGAATGCGAGGAGTTCCTCTGCACCAAGTGCTTCGAGGCCCACCAGCGCTACCTGAAGAGGGAGAGCCACGAAGCCAAGAGGGTGATGGACATCAGGGCAGGGTCTGCTAAGGACTTCCTCGAGGGCCCCAGGAGGACTGGTAACTTGTCTTGCTCCAACCCAACCCACAAGAGCCAGATGATAAGGTAGGTCTAAGGAGGTCTGTCCCCATCTGGGTGGTTTCTTGTCACAAATCTCTTTGGGCTAGTCCATGATGGGACTGAgttgggtgtccctgtccctctGCTGGCCTGATTGCCACCATGTCATGGAGAAGACGGGTGGGAAGTGGTGACCGGTGGGCTCTAGGACATGGAGGGAGGGTTTGGACGGAGCCGCGTTCGAGCTCATGATGGGAGAGTGGGGACAGGGTAGACCGAGGGAGGAGAGTGTGTGGGGTGCTCCTTGCTAGGTAAGGAGGGTGAGGTTGATGGAACTCAGCAAGAAGAAGGCCTGTTGCTTCAGCTGCCATGGTggtttcaggattctgcacttgttcaggggtgaagctccaaaacattggaggtggccactgtcctaggcacttgcccatgctatcccactcaccctgccactcctaactatccagcctcggggcagatctctggggggtattcttaaatagttgtttaaccttaaacgaGGCCTGAAACACAtccaggagacatagcaataggaacacgctggtttgagcatcccaaggatattcaaaatcctccagagctgttgtaatcagcctggaggagaaggggaaggtgaaggaaggtgtctcccccctaaattggctctctgaggagaaggggtaaaaagtgtaattattaaaagtttccaaaagatagctcccgaagaacaggaatgacggcagtgctgaatacaggctcctgatcaataattttatcgtAACATAAACcggtgtcacacagtatagcaaagcaatgaccttaatccgtttcccagagatgataaaccccacataaaaactgataatcagcgtttcccagagatgataaaccccacataaaaactgataatcagcagtatagacagccagtaaggtgctacagaccaaaactccaagaacagatccaacaactctgagagtaaacaaaccaacattgtgaccagcgactactaaaccgatataatgaatgcttataaccaacttgttttaacccgttcgggtcagatgtgtcgttatctcaacccttcgagccccacgttgggtgccaaaaaggactgtcgtggtttaacccggcaggcagccaaataccacgcagccgctcgctcgctcccccctgccccggtgggacggggagagaatcggaagggtaagagtgagaaagactcgtgggttgagataaagacagtttaatagaacagaaaagggacaaaataataataataatgaaaattataatgatagaagatacaaaatgagtgacgcacaatgccattgctcaccacccgcgctgactgataaccaagtagcgatcgctacttcctggatcacgcctaccattcatacactgagcatgacgtcacatggtatggaataccccattggccagctgggccggctgtcctggctgtgctccctcccaacgcttggtttttttttttttaagctgaatgtcctttactaggagggaacttagcaacaactgaaaacatcagtgttatcaacattcttctcatactgaatccaaaccacagcactaggaagaaatttaaccctatcccagccgaaaccaggacgtgGTGCTAGACCAGCTTGGAGGGGATTTGGGGAACGGCATGGGTGCAGTGCAGGACAAGGTTTAAATGCCCTCAAAGGAAAGTCCAAGCAAGaagggaaggggctggagcatccgTGGAGGCCAGCACTGATGCTAGCCACGATGGCCCAGATGCCTCAGCGTGTCCCTAGCCCATCACTTGCCAAGGCTACCAGGACTTTTATGAGGGATGGATGATGATCTCCACTCCCCACTTCTTGCCTTATGGAGATAAGATACACTTTGGTTTTATGTTCTTACACATAACCCAAATAAGTGCTCGTGGAAGGGCAGAGAGCTCATTTTTTTACTGCCGTTGCGATGTGTGGATGAATGTCTACCACAATGCTTGCGCAGGAGCTGCAGTGACTGTAGCCAGCccagcagaggagcagaaacCCTGTGGGGATAGTGAACCAACATATTTTTTTGCAATTGGTAAGAGTATAAAACCAAATGCCTGGCCCAAACTCGGTGGTAACTTAAATTCAACGAATGAATGAATCTGCAAGTTGATCAATGAATGAATTGCAAAGTGCGTGGTCTAAATTACTGCTCCGCTTGTGCTTGGCCTCACAGCATCTACTGCCAGAAGTGCAAGAAGCCACTGTGCTGCTCGTGCGCGCTGCTGGACAGCCAGCACGCCCCCTTCTCCGACATCCACAGCGAGACCCagcgcaggcaggaggagctgggcaccATGAGCCAGAAGCTGAAGCAGAAGAGAAGCGGCTTCGAGGCCACCTACGCGGCGCTGCAGGATGAGGCCGCCCGGCTGGAGCAGGCGCAGCAGGAGATGCGGGAGCTGATCCGGCAGCGCGTGGAGCAGCTGGTGCGGCTGATccggcaggaggaagaggagctgctggggctggtggaggCGCGGCAGGAGCAGGGCCGGCGGGAGCTGGCGAGGGAGCTGCAGCACGTGGAGGGGGTGCTGCGGCGGATGGAGGCGGGCGAGCGGCTGGTGGAGAAGATGAGCCTCTACGCCACGGAGCAGGAGGTGATGGACATGCAGCCCTTCATCAAGGACTCGCTGGAGGAACTGCAGCGGCTGCAGCCGCCGGCGGCCGGGGAGCGAGCGCAGCCCGGGGACATGGCCGAGTGCCGGGCCAGGCTGCAGGCGCTGGTGGAACGCGTCACCGGGCACCCAGGTGAGGAGGCACTTGTCCAggtgggctggggagggcgggGAGTTGAAAAGCAGAGTTGAAGGTTATAATCCCTACTTAGATCATATTCTCCATGGATTTCAAGTCTCCTTCCACGTGGTGACTTGATGGACCTGTACCTCCAGCCTTTGCTGATGGGGTGGGCACACTCCAACCTCCCCCAAGGATGGGATGCAGTTATTGCATCCATCGCTTCCAAAGGAACGCTTGTCTCTTGCCCTTGCGGAGTAGGGCGGTCCCCCAAATGCAGTTGTACTGGGAGGGAACACGGTGAATCGCTTGGGATGGAGCCATGCCCTGGGTTGAAGGACAAGGGAGGTGAGTGGCACCTGGAGACGGCGCACATGGAGCAGGGGCTCGCAGAGGCTGGTGTTGGCAAGGAGGAAGCAGGTCAAAGGGTTGGATCCACTCTGCATCCTCTCTGAGAAATGTTTGTGCTGGTGACACGTGCAGGTCCCTCAGGGGTCATGACCATCCTCCAGGCCTTAGTGTCCTGCCACCCACTGACCACTTCTGCTCCTCAGATCTCCAGCCAGTTTGTCTTTACTCAACCTTTGTCCAAAACCATCTGGGGCAATTCCCCTTTTGGGTTGTTGATTACCGCCTTGGGATGGTGTGTCCAACCGGGAGGGCAAAATGTTCCTCAGGAGCACTCCCCAACAGGGATGGCAAGAGGTCCACGACCACTGCTGGGTTTGCCCAGgtcttcccccagctctttgGCAGCAGTGCCGTGGCGGAGATGCTGGTGGTTTGGGAATGGTGAAGGCCTTGGCGTCTGTGACGTGTGCAGGGATGGTGTGCTGGAGGATCCAGGTTTGGTCAGAAGGTGGTAGCATCCTTCTAgaaaatggggggggaaaaagcaatgGGAGGAAGAGACTTTGTGGGGTCTTCTGCTCCATCCCCCTGCTGCTGTCTTGAGACCTGGGCTATGACCAGTGTCCTCCCTGGCCCTCTGCGGGCATCCACCACGGAGCTCCTCAGGGCGAGCTCACGGTCTATGGATGGTCCATAGAAGAGCCCAGGGGTGATGTCCTGGATGGAGCTTGGG from Calonectris borealis chromosome 11, bCalBor7.hap1.2, whole genome shotgun sequence encodes the following:
- the LOC142086879 gene encoding protein PML-like isoform X3 → MAGSGSGSGARLLEDDFQFVLCEGCRRESPNLRLLNCLHTLCLGCLSENKPIGQCPVCRTAIPQASGIPDMNNLLFTNLQARLKVYKKISDGVDLFCDNCKKASEFWCSECEEFLCTKCFEAHQRYLKRESHEAKRVMDIRAGSAKDFLEGPRRTGNLSCSNPTHKSQMISIYCQKCKKPLCCSCALLDSQHAPFSDIHSETQRRQEELGTMSQKLKQKRSGFEATYAALQDEAARLEQAQQEMRELIRQRVEQLVRLIRQEEEELLGLVEARQEQGRRELARELQHVEGVLRRMEAGERLVEKMSLYATEQEVMDMQPFIKDSLEELQRLQPPAAGERAQPGDMAECRARLQALVERVTGHPGTSAPQHDSLSEDETLILDLEPPGEHCQPHGGLPAGLPAHHQPCAPVSDPSGGRGHVCPDQGGDMSPTQPIPPALLMQRDEEAEEVSGSAHGDTVPLPRSIQDSLASLQEDFSGWARSNVQQVDKLLKIGDRLLQAQRRANRHLVSMTREIQAMSRSLATIVPAVGPLLQPVANPWDAPTADVDWPSLPSNLLDLFPPSTPQNHEPLVPAAATAPSPNRPPPAASPTSPARSEPSSPASEGECPKSRHPTRGKRGGKPSTRFQKRRKK
- the LOC142086879 gene encoding protein PML-like isoform X2, producing MAGSGSGSGARLLEDDFQFVLCEGCRRESPNLRLLNCLHTLCLGCLSENKPIGQCPVCRTAIPQASGIPDMNNLLFTNLQARLKVYKKISDGVDLFCDNCKKASEFWCSECEEFLCTKCFEAHQRYLKRESHEAKRVMDIRAGSAKDFLEGPRRTGNLSCSNPTHKSQMISIYCQKCKKPLCCSCALLDSQHAPFSDIHSETQRRQEELGTMSQKLKQKRSGFEATYAALQDEAARLEQAQQEMRELIRQRVEQLVRLIRQEEEELLGLVEARQEQGRRELARELQHVEGVLRRMEAGERLVEKMSLYATEQEVMDMQPFIKDSLEELQRLQPPAAGERAQPGDMAECRARLQALVERVTGHPASLPTTGTSAPQHDSLSEDETLILDLEPPGEHCQPHGGLPAGLPAHHQPCAPVSDPSGGRGHVCPDQGGDMSPTQPIPPALLMQRDEEAEEVSGSAHGDTVPLPRSIQDSLASLQEDFSGWARSNVQQVDKLLKIGDRLLQAQRRANRHLVSMTREIQAMSRSLATIVPAVGPLLQPVANPWDAPTADVDWPSLPSNLLDLFPPSTPQNHEPLVPAAATAPSPNRPPPAASPTSPARSEPSSPASEGECPKSRHPTRGKRGGKPSTRFQKRRKK